The genomic window TCCAGGCGCTGTGGCTCCAGCCGGGCGGAGGGGAGGGCGGTGGTCTGTCCCGGCAGGCCAGGCGCGGCCGCGAGCAGCAGCACGACCAAGAAGGAAGCAAAGCGGGCGGAGCGGGGGCGAAGCGAGCAAGGCATCGGATGCGGGCTCCTATGAAACCGTGAACCGATGTTTATAGCAGCTTGTGTGACGAAATTACTTGGTGCGGCGACTTCCTACCTCGACTCGGGTCTCGTGCCGGAGAGGCAATACATTCAAAACAAAAGGGTTAGTGGAGTCCAAGGGCTTCCTTGGTTTGGCACTTGACCTGATATCTACAGGTCGTCTTGGAGGATTCGCCATGCGACGCAGCTTGATGACCTTCCCCCTGGGGTTGGTCCTGGTCTTGGCGGCGGTGGGCCAGCAACCGCCGGCCAGTTCGACTTCCGGTAGTCCGAAGCAGAAGCCCGCGGCCAGTGATCAGCAGCAGCCGCCCGCGCAGCCCGCCGACAGCAGCAGCCAGATGCCCGCGTCCCCGGAGCCGGCACCCGCGGCCGCGCCGGCCGCATCCGAGGAGCCGCAGCCCAAGAAGCTGGAGGTGCGCAAGGAAGGCTTCTGGGGGAAGCTGAATCCCTTCGCCCGCAAGAAATACGTGCAGCGGCAGGTTCAGCCCATCCAGGACCAATTGAACGAGCTGGACCAGCTCACCCAGGCCAACGCCAAGATGATCCAGGACGTGGACGCGCGCGCGCAGGCGGGCATCCAGATGGCGTCGAACAAGGCCAGCGAGGCCGACTTGCATGCCCAGGCCGCCCAGCAGCGCGCCGATCAGGCCCACCAGACCGCGCAGCAGGCCAATGACCAGTTGCAGACGGTGCAGAAGGTGGTCAGCAGCATCGACCAGTACCGCACCGATTCGGAGATGGAGATCCGCTTCCGGCCGGGGCAGTCGGCGCTGAGCAAGCGCGCCAAGGACGCTCTGGACCAGATGGCGGAGCCGCTCAAGTCGCAGAAAGGATACGTGGTCCAGGTCCAGGGATTCGCGTCCGGCCGCGGCCAGCAGGCGATCGCCACCTCGCAGCAGTTGGCGGATTCGGTGGTGCGCTACCTGGTGCTCAACCATGACATCCCGGTGTA from Terriglobales bacterium includes these protein-coding regions:
- a CDS encoding OmpA family protein, whose product is MRRSLMTFPLGLVLVLAAVGQQPPASSTSGSPKQKPAASDQQQPPAQPADSSSQMPASPEPAPAAAPAASEEPQPKKLEVRKEGFWGKLNPFARKKYVQRQVQPIQDQLNELDQLTQANAKMIQDVDARAQAGIQMASNKASEADLHAQAAQQRADQAHQTAQQANDQLQTVQKVVSSIDQYRTDSEMEIRFRPGQSALSKRAKDALDQMAEPLKSQKGYVVQVQGFASGRGQQAIATSQQLADSVVRYLVLNHDIPVYRIYVVGMGNAPLTTEGGKVRHGAGGTVEVAVLRNDTEQLGTQSTAAPGAADQLQPPQSAPASQPQPDSPK